ACGAACTGAGCGTAAAAGTGGTAAGGGCTATAATGGGTTTATTTGTGACTTCTCTCCTGAAATCACATTAGAGCAAGATTTAATCCGTCGAGATTTAACCATTAATGCGATTGCACAAGATCTCAGTAGTAAATTATTTGACCCTTTTAATGGTGTAACAGATTTAAATAACAAAATTCTCCGTCATATCTCCCCTGCTTTTGCAGAAGATCCCTTGCGAGTGCTTCGAGTAGCTCGTTTTGCTGCTCGATTCCATCATTTAGGCTTTAGTATTGCAGAAGAAACGGTAAATTTAATGAAAGATCTTACCGCTTGTGGAGAGTTAGATCATTTAACTGCAGAACGAGTTTGGTTAGAAACACGTAAAGCCTTTAATACGCCTTCACCACATATTTATTTTTATATATTAAGAGAAGTGGGTGCATTAAAAGTATTATTTCCTGAAATTAATCAACTCTTTGGCATTATTCAACCTGAAAAACATCACCCTGAAATAGACTGTGGTATTCACGCTCTAATGGTGTTAGAACAAGCTAAAAAATTAAGTACACAAGCCAGTGATCCTGAAATGATGTTATTTGGTGCGTTATGCCACGATCTTGGTAAAGGTACCACAGATAAAGCAATTTTACCTCACCATTACGGACACGAAAAACGTGGAGTAGGACTTTCAGCAACTCTCGCTAATCGTTTAAAAGTCCCAACTCA
This DNA window, taken from Pasteurella skyensis, encodes the following:
- a CDS encoding multifunctional CCA addition/repair protein, with the translated sequence MQIYLVGGAVRDQLLNLSVKDRDWLVVGETPERLLEQGFQQVGNDFPVFLHPKTNEEYALARTERKSGKGYNGFICDFSPEITLEQDLIRRDLTINAIAQDLSSKLFDPFNGVTDLNNKILRHISPAFAEDPLRVLRVARFAARFHHLGFSIAEETVNLMKDLTACGELDHLTAERVWLETRKAFNTPSPHIYFYILREVGALKVLFPEINQLFGIIQPEKHHPEIDCGIHALMVLEQAKKLSTQASDPEMMLFGALCHDLGKGTTDKAILPHHYGHEKRGVGLSATLANRLKVPTHLKDFAKLTAEYHTHCHKIMELKPKTVMKVFNKFDVWRKPERFFDFLLVCEADSKGRLGFENREYPQRDYAKQLYLVANQVNVQQVIADGFEKQAIREELNKRRQKAIFEYKNSLS